In a single window of the Denitromonas sp. genome:
- a CDS encoding H-NS histone family protein — protein MSTEELQEARAVIDAELKKREAKTRAEAKRKILELAETNGIDLDVLAATAKGTKRYRNPDNQFETWSGKGRQPKWVKAHLAAGRALSDLEIT, from the coding sequence ATGTCTACCGAAGAGCTGCAGGAGGCCCGTGCGGTGATCGACGCAGAACTGAAGAAACGAGAGGCAAAGACCCGTGCGGAGGCGAAACGGAAAATTCTCGAACTTGCAGAGACGAACGGGATTGACCTCGATGTGCTGGCCGCCACGGCCAAGGGCACCAAGCGCTATCGCAACCCGGACAACCAGTTCGAGACGTGGAGCGGGAAGGGGCGGCAACCGAAGTGGGTCAAGGCGCACCTGGCTGCAGGTCGCGCCTTGAGTGATCTGGAAATTACGTAG
- a CDS encoding TrbM/KikA/MpfK family conjugal transfer protein — MKATRTTLFTAAALVISSAMPAVAQELLEGDEKLACEAILCLSSGSPPHECSPSLKKYFSIEKKKLSDTIKARRDFLEECPSSSEEGMPSLINAIVNGAGRCDAEKMIPQLNAHLWGMCDPESGYSFVGCMADVPKVCQDYANHPLTRVDMPVKTKTCQSASGSKWGWYSSENLQPGEFYEGGQLCKYEWKMP, encoded by the coding sequence ATGAAAGCAACGCGAACAACCCTGTTCACTGCCGCCGCGCTTGTTATCAGTAGCGCAATGCCTGCGGTTGCGCAAGAACTGCTCGAAGGTGACGAAAAGCTCGCCTGCGAAGCAATCCTGTGTCTTTCGTCCGGATCGCCCCCGCATGAATGCAGTCCGTCGCTGAAAAAATATTTCTCGATCGAGAAGAAGAAGCTCAGCGACACCATCAAGGCCCGCCGGGATTTCCTCGAAGAGTGTCCGTCCTCCAGTGAAGAGGGGATGCCTTCACTGATCAATGCGATCGTGAATGGCGCCGGCCGCTGCGACGCGGAAAAGATGATTCCGCAACTCAATGCCCACCTGTGGGGGATGTGTGACCCCGAGAGCGGCTATTCCTTCGTGGGCTGCATGGCCGATGTCCCGAAGGTGTGCCAGGACTATGCGAACCATCCGCTCACCCGCGTCGATATGCCGGTGAAGACGAAGACCTGCCAGTCGGCCAGCGGGAGCAAATGGGGCTGGTACAGCTCGGAGAATCTGCAGCCAGGCGAGTTCTACGAGGGCGGCCAGCTCTGCAAGTACGAGTGGAAGATGCCCTAA